TATTACCGTACATTATTACCATTTAAAGTAAGTGCAGCTAGAGGTTTAACACAAGACAATATGATTTCTAGCTATAACAGTGAAGCATTCGAAAGTGGTTTACTAGATATCAGTAAACAAACATTTTCGCCAGATGATTACTTATATAGAGATGGTCAATTTTTAGATAAAGATACAGTGAGAGCATATTTAGCGCCTAAATATACTAAAGAAGAAATTAAAGCCATGAGTGATGAAGAGAAAGAACAAAGTAAGGCAGGGGAAAATTTAGGTTTAAACCCAACTCATAATGGCGAAACAGATCCTGAAAAGATAGCTGAAAATTCACCTACATACTTATCTCATATAATCGAACAAGATTATTTCACAGAAAGTGATGCTAAAAAGCAAAAAATTTCTGGAATGACAATTGGTCTAGCGATGAATAGTGAATACGTTTATCAAAAAGAAGACTATGGTGAAACGTATACTAAAAAGTTAGATTCTAAAGAAGTTGAGAAAAAAGGTAAAGAGATGGCTGAAGAAATATTGTCTCGTTTACGTGTGAGAGATGATTTGAAAAACGTTCCTATTAACTTTGCGATATTTATACAATCAGGTGAAGGTGACATTAAACCTGGTAAATTCATAGCTCATGCTTCTAGTGAAGGTGGCAAAAGAACAGTGAAGAATTGGGAAAAAGTTAACCAAAAACATGTCACAATTCCATCTTCAGAAGCATCAGATTTAGATGAAAATTTAAATTCGAACTTTGAACAGTTTAATCAAGACTTACAAAAATATTTCCCTAACTTCACACAAGCTGTTGGTACAGGTAAATTTGATGATGATAAACTAACAGATCTTGAAATTAAAGTTCCGCTTGATTATTATGGGAAAGCTGAAGTAATAGGGGTTACACAATATGTAGCTGATTTATCTCAGAAGTATTTCAAAGGTGTAGATGATCTTGAAATATCCATTGTTGATGGAGAAGAACCACAAGCTTTAATTACAAAAACTAAAGATGATGATGAACCCGAAATTCATATTTATAAATAAGCATCATAAAAAGGGTATGGATATTAACATCCCTAGTTAACATAAAAGAGCGTAAATTCTTCGAAAAATAAGAATTTACGCTCTTTTTATTATAATTTTTATACATACAGACCATCTATGTTGCTTGTTTAGTGAGTCTTGCAACATATACAGCATGTACTTAAAAGAACAAACGAAAAAATATAAGAAAAATGAATATTACTTACGATTTTGTGAAGTGCTGACGCCCGGGGGAATAGTATGAGTGAGAGACTACAGGCTCGAACCATACCCCTAGGCAAGCATGCACGAACAAAATCGAAGATTTCACTAAAATATTGTTATATATATCAATAAATATAGTTGAAATATAATATTCTCCACGATTTTGTAAAGTGCTGACGCCCGGGGGAATAGTATGCGAGAGAGACTACAGGCTCGAACCATACCCCAGGCAAGCATGCACGAACAAAATCGAAGATTTCATAAAAAATAACAACTCATTTCTAGCTGAATAAATCAGTGAAATGAGTTGTTATTTATTTTGAGTTGGGATTTATATCCCAATCACTTTATTTAATTAGTCTTCTTTTAAAATTTGTTTCATACGATCTAAACTAGCAATAACATCTTTAGAAGGTTTTTTAGTAAATGAACTTACTACAACAGTAACAACAACATTCGTTAAGAAACCTGGAATGATTTCATATAGTTCGAAAATGCCGCCATGATCTTTCATCATAATCCAGAATAATACAACGATAGATGAAGTCACCATACCTGCAATAGCACCATTCTTACTTAAACCTTTCCAATATAATGACATTAATACTAGTGGACCAAATGCAGCACCAAATCCTGCCCATGCATTACCAACAAGGTTAAGAATTGTGTCGTTCGGCGTCCAAGCTAGTAATATAGCCACGATCGCAACTACTAATACTGCAAATCTACCTACCATAACAAATTCTTTATCTCTGTCAGGTGCATAACCTCTTTTTTTAGTTATAATTCTGTAGAAGTCTTGTGTTAAAGCACTTGATGTTACTAATAATTGAGAAGATATTGTACTCATAATAGCTGCTAAAATAGCTGCTAAGAAGAACCCACCAACTAAAGGATGGAACAATACTTGACTCATTAAAATAAATATTGTTTCAGGGTTGTCGATTGTTTGGCCTGAATCATGAATGTAAGCAATACCTGTTAAACCTACTAAACATGCACCTATTAATGAAATTGCCATCCAACCTATACCGAAACGTCTAGCTGTAGGTAATAATTTGTGAGATTTAATGGACATAAATCTTACTATAATATGTGGTTGACCAAAATAACCTAGTCCCCATGCGATTAGACCGATAATACTAATAGCTGAAGTTCCTTTAAATAAATCTAAGTTTGTAGGTTTAACTTCTGCAACTGTATTAAATGTGTCTAAACCATTTAAAGTTAATAATGCAGCAATAGGTACCATTACCATTGCTATTAACATGATGACACCTTGGAAGAAATCTGTAAGTGAAACAGCTAAATATCCTCCGAAGAATGTATATAACACGACTATCCCGCCAGTTAATATAATGCCTAGTCTGTAATCCATTCCGAAAGCACTTTCGAATAATGTACCACCAGAAACCATACCAACTGAAGTATATAACGTAAAGAATACTACTATAATAATGCCTGAAATAATTTTTAATACATGTGTATCATCTGCAACACGCTTTTCAAAGAAATCTGGAATTGTAATTGCGTTACCATTGTGTTCAGTATATACACGTAATTTCGGTGCTACTAATATGTAATTCAACCATGCACCTACTGTTAAACCGATTGCTAGCCATGTTGCTGATAAGCCAATGCTGTAAACTTCACCTGGAAGTCCCATAATCATCCAACCACTCATATCGGATGCACCAGCGGATAATGCTGTTACGTAAGGACCTATACTACGGCCACCTAGCATGTACTCATCTAAATTACTAGTTGATTGTTTATAAGCGTAATAACCAATCGCTAATAAAACTATAAAATAGACTATAATCATGAAGTAAGTCTGCCAGCCTGAAGCAACTCCAGCACTAGCGTCAATCTGTCCTAAAATAAACATATTCCCGCTCCTTTATTTTTTTATAAATTTTAAAGTTGCACGTTGACTATTATACACAATTGAAATTTTATTCAAAGGGTAAAATTTCATTTTTGCATATATTCAGTCTACCATGTTTATTAAAACGTGTCACAATTTAGCCATAATTCAACCTTTTGAAAGGTCACTTAATGTCCCGTTTTATAGGTGTTTGCGTCAATCGCGATTATCTATTTTTCAGAGTTCATTATATTAATCAATAAATTTTCAAAAAAGTTTAATTTTTTAGTATATTTTTCATTTCATCGAACTTTGCAAGGTCTTTACCAATAGGTGCTTTAGTAAATAGGCTAACGACAATTGTTGCAACTATACTTGAAATAAATCCTGGAATAATTTCATAGAATTCAAAAATGCCACCGTGATTTTTCATGAGTATCCAGAAAATAACGACGACAGAACCGCATATAATACCTGCAATTGCACCATATTTAGTAAGACGTTTCCAATACAAAGATAACAATACGAGCGGACCGAAAGCTGCACCGAATCCAGCCCATGCATTACCAACTAAATTTAAAATCGTATCATTAGGATTCCAAGCGATATACATAGCGACTAATGAAACGATTAATACCGATAAGCGACCTACAAGAACAAATTCTTTTTCGTGACCTTTATCTTGTAATGTTTTGCCTCTTAATAACATATAAAAATCTTGCGTTAATGCACTTGAAGTTACAAGAAGTTGTGAAGAAATCGTACTCATGATAGCCGCTAAAATAGCTGCTAGGAAAAATCCAGCAATAAGCGGATGAAATAGAATTTGACTCATAACGATGAATATTGTTTCAGGGTTATCTACTTTGACATTTGATTGCGCAACAAATGCGATGCCTATAAGCCCTGTAACACAAGCACCCATTAAAGAAATTGCCATCCACGAAATTCCAATTCTTCGAGCTTTAGGCATTAACTTATGAGATTTTATAGACATAAAACGTACTATTATATGTGGTTGTCCAAAGTAACCTAATCCCCAAGCAAGTAAACTAACGATTCCAACAGTTGTTGTTCCTTTGAACCAATCTAAGTTTGTAGGCTTTAATTGACCGACCTCTGAAAATGTATCCAAGCCGTTTAATTTTAATAAAGCAACAATTGGTACAAGGACTAGAGCTAAAATCATAATGACACCTTGAAAGAAGTCAGTTAATGAAACAGCAAGATATCCACCAAATAATGTGTATAGAATAACGATGCTCGCTGCAAGTACTAAACCTAAATGGTAGTTCATACCAAAAGCGCTATTGAATAACACACCACCAGCAACCATTCCTGAATGTGTATATAAAGTGAAGAAAACGACAATAACTAATCCTGAAATGATTTTAACAATTCTTGTGTTATCTGATAAACGCTTTTCAAAATAATCAGGTAAAGTAATCGCGTTATCAGTAAGTTCAGTATAAATTCTTAAGCGTGAAGCTACTAATATGTAATTTAACCAAGCACCAATTGTCAGACCGATAGCGATCCAAGTAGCAGATAAGCCTGTACTATATACTGAACCAGGCAAACCCATAATCATCCATCCACTCATATCTGAAGCGCCAGCTGAAAGGGCAGTAACGAGCGGACCTAAGTCTCTTCCTCCTAACATGTATTCATCAAGCGTACTTGTCGAACGTTTGTAAGCATAAAATCCAATTGCTAATAAAATTGCAAAATAAACAGCAATCATGACATATGTTTCCCAAGAAGTTTCGACCTTAACATTTTTAAAAGTATTTCCAAGTATAAACATGAAAAACCACCTCTCACTCATTGACATAAAATTCAGAAAAATTTTCTGATAATTTATTATACACAATGTATGCGCTTTCCTGTAGCTATTTTTCAATAACTTTAGATTTTTATATGAAAATTTGTTAAAATTATATGATGTTAGATTAACTAAGGAGGCGTCGCACATGACGAAGGTAACATCTGAGCAAGTTGAACATGTTGCTAATTTAGCTAGACTTGAAGTTTCACAAGACGAAGTCAATGAATTCACACAATCTTTAGAGAAGATCTTAAATTTTGCGGGACAATTAGATGAAGCAGATACTGAAAATGTTGAACCAACATTTCACGTATTAGATTTACAAAATGTTCTAAGAGAAGATAAGAGTGAATCAGGAATTCCTCAAGAACAAGCATTGCTTAATGCTAAAGAAAAAGAAGCGGGACAATTTAAAGTTCCAGCTATTATGAATGAGGAGGACTAGGGCATGACAATTCGTTATGAAACAATTGAGCGTTTATCAGAAATGATTAAAAATAAAGAAATTAAACCGTCTGAAATTGTAAGAGATATTTTTGAAGCAATTGAAGCTGATGATATAAATGTCAAAGCGTTCTTAGCTTTAAACAAAGAAGAAGCAATTAAAAAAGCTGAAGAGCAAGACAAATTACAAGCTGAAGATAAAATGGAAGGAAAGTTATTTGGTATTCCAATGGGTATCAAAGATAACATTATTACTGAAGGTGTAGAAACGACATGTGCAAGTAAAATGTTAGAAGGCTTTATTCCGATTTATGAATCAACAGTAATGAAACAATTGAATGCTGAAAATGGTATTTTAGTTGGTAAATTAAACATGGATGAATTTGCAATGGGTGGTTCAAACGAAAATTCTTACTTTAAGACAACCGTTAATCCATTCGATCATAAAGCTGTACCTGGTGGTTCATCAGGTGGTTCAGCTGCAGCAGTAGCAGCAAGTTTAGTACCATTTGCTTTAGGTTCAGACACTGGTGGTTCAATACGACAACCAGCATCATATTGTGGTGTTGTTGGTATGAAACCTACATACGGCCGTGTATCACGTTTTGGATTAGTAGCATTTGCTTCTTCATTAGACCAAATTGGACCAATTACACGTAGTGTTAAAGATAACGCATTAATTTTAGAAACAATTTCTGGACACGATGCTCAAGACTCTACAAGTGCGCCAATTGATAATGTAGATTTTACATCTGAAATCGGTAAAGATATTAAAGGATTAAAAATAGCTGTTCCTGAAGAATTTATGGGATCAGGTGTTTCTGAAGATGTTAAGCGTTCAGTTGAAGAAGCAGTGAAAACACTTGAGTCTTTAGGTGCAACTGTTGACCGTGTGTCATTGCCAAATACGAAATATGGTGTTGCAAGTTATTATATTATTGCATCATCAGAAGCTTCAGCTAACTTAGCTCGTTTCGATGGTATCCGTTATGGTTATCATTCAAAATCAGCTCATACACTTGAAGAATTATATAAAAAGTCTCGTGGAGAAGGTTTTGGCGATGAAGTTAAACGTCGTATTATGCTAGGAACATTTGCATTAAGCTCAGGTTATTATGATGCTTACTACAAAAAAGCTCAAAAAGTACGTACTTTAATTAAACAAGATTTCGAAAAAGTATTTAATGACTATGATGTTATCGTAGGACCAACAGCACCAACAACTGCATTTAATATTGGTGAACAAGTTGATGACCCATTGACAATGTATGCTAATGATATTTTAACGATTCCAGTTAACTTAGCAGGTGTACCATCTATCTCAATTCCTTGTGGTAAATCTAATGGTCGTCCAATTGGTTTACAAATTGTTGGTAAACCATTCGATGAAAAAACATTATACAAAGTTGCTTATCAATACGAAACTCAATTTAACTTACATGATGACTATAAAACATTACAAGGAGTGTGAACCTGAATGCATTTTGAAACAATAATCG
This portion of the Mammaliicoccus vitulinus genome encodes:
- the gatA gene encoding Asp-tRNA(Asn)/Glu-tRNA(Gln) amidotransferase subunit GatA → MTIRYETIERLSEMIKNKEIKPSEIVRDIFEAIEADDINVKAFLALNKEEAIKKAEEQDKLQAEDKMEGKLFGIPMGIKDNIITEGVETTCASKMLEGFIPIYESTVMKQLNAENGILVGKLNMDEFAMGGSNENSYFKTTVNPFDHKAVPGGSSGGSAAAVAASLVPFALGSDTGGSIRQPASYCGVVGMKPTYGRVSRFGLVAFASSLDQIGPITRSVKDNALILETISGHDAQDSTSAPIDNVDFTSEIGKDIKGLKIAVPEEFMGSGVSEDVKRSVEEAVKTLESLGATVDRVSLPNTKYGVASYYIIASSEASANLARFDGIRYGYHSKSAHTLEELYKKSRGEGFGDEVKRRIMLGTFALSSGYYDAYYKKAQKVRTLIKQDFEKVFNDYDVIVGPTAPTTAFNIGEQVDDPLTMYANDILTIPVNLAGVPSISIPCGKSNGRPIGLQIVGKPFDEKTLYKVAYQYETQFNLHDDYKTLQGV
- a CDS encoding CamS family sex pheromone protein, giving the protein MKKGFLILASVIMLTACSSDTTQKDNQEKSDKEKEQTKQISTGMQISSDYYRTLLPFKVSAARGLTQDNMISSYNSEAFESGLLDISKQTFSPDDYLYRDGQFLDKDTVRAYLAPKYTKEEIKAMSDEEKEQSKAGENLGLNPTHNGETDPEKIAENSPTYLSHIIEQDYFTESDAKKQKISGMTIGLAMNSEYVYQKEDYGETYTKKLDSKEVEKKGKEMAEEILSRLRVRDDLKNVPINFAIFIQSGEGDIKPGKFIAHASSEGGKRTVKNWEKVNQKHVTIPSSEASDLDENLNSNFEQFNQDLQKYFPNFTQAVGTGKFDDDKLTDLEIKVPLDYYGKAEVIGVTQYVADLSQKYFKGVDDLEISIVDGEEPQALITKTKDDDEPEIHIYK
- the gatC gene encoding Asp-tRNA(Asn)/Glu-tRNA(Gln) amidotransferase subunit GatC; translated protein: MTKVTSEQVEHVANLARLEVSQDEVNEFTQSLEKILNFAGQLDEADTENVEPTFHVLDLQNVLREDKSESGIPQEQALLNAKEKEAGQFKVPAIMNEED
- the putP gene encoding sodium/proline symporter PutP, coding for MFILGNTFKNVKVETSWETYVMIAVYFAILLAIGFYAYKRSTSTLDEYMLGGRDLGPLVTALSAGASDMSGWMIMGLPGSVYSTGLSATWIAIGLTIGAWLNYILVASRLRIYTELTDNAITLPDYFEKRLSDNTRIVKIISGLVIVVFFTLYTHSGMVAGGVLFNSAFGMNYHLGLVLAASIVILYTLFGGYLAVSLTDFFQGVIMILALVLVPIVALLKLNGLDTFSEVGQLKPTNLDWFKGTTTVGIVSLLAWGLGYFGQPHIIVRFMSIKSHKLMPKARRIGISWMAISLMGACVTGLIGIAFVAQSNVKVDNPETIFIVMSQILFHPLIAGFFLAAILAAIMSTISSQLLVTSSALTQDFYMLLRGKTLQDKGHEKEFVLVGRLSVLIVSLVAMYIAWNPNDTILNLVGNAWAGFGAAFGPLVLLSLYWKRLTKYGAIAGIICGSVVVIFWILMKNHGGIFEFYEIIPGFISSIVATIVVSLFTKAPIGKDLAKFDEMKNILKN
- the putP gene encoding sodium/proline symporter PutP, which produces MFILGQIDASAGVASGWQTYFMIIVYFIVLLAIGYYAYKQSTSNLDEYMLGGRSIGPYVTALSAGASDMSGWMIMGLPGEVYSIGLSATWLAIGLTVGAWLNYILVAPKLRVYTEHNGNAITIPDFFEKRVADDTHVLKIISGIIIVVFFTLYTSVGMVSGGTLFESAFGMDYRLGIILTGGIVVLYTFFGGYLAVSLTDFFQGVIMLIAMVMVPIAALLTLNGLDTFNTVAEVKPTNLDLFKGTSAISIIGLIAWGLGYFGQPHIIVRFMSIKSHKLLPTARRFGIGWMAISLIGACLVGLTGIAYIHDSGQTIDNPETIFILMSQVLFHPLVGGFFLAAILAAIMSTISSQLLVTSSALTQDFYRIITKKRGYAPDRDKEFVMVGRFAVLVVAIVAILLAWTPNDTILNLVGNAWAGFGAAFGPLVLMSLYWKGLSKNGAIAGMVTSSIVVLFWIMMKDHGGIFELYEIIPGFLTNVVVTVVVSSFTKKPSKDVIASLDRMKQILKED